One stretch of Psilocybe cubensis strain MGC-MH-2018 chromosome 6, whole genome shotgun sequence DNA includes these proteins:
- a CDS encoding SH3 domain-containing protein C23A1.17, producing MSDQPSQPPKPKPGSLRDRIAAFEKTANAAPAPAAAPAPRPKPAGFASWKPKAPSPPSSPSASATSSTEHTSVGASKVGTMSASDAKESITKGGSLKDRMAALQGKGAFGAPVPPTAPKPAVERPKWKPPPVVQAPADDDDQTGEHATAAIAAAVERTLSPPVSLKSSESAEIVSTPEVGDDSAAPSVPVEEGGQEGEQTVVDPEEEERQRRAAIAARMARLGGARVGMAPPTIGKKPPVRRPTQEEAPVPPKEESKPSEEPVQADIVGNVVPKPVEGPSRASDVVGSPPSDAPVQQEQTISPGNVPPTRKNSEAASIKSSDTTDSQSSRNPTSMPVPSVPRRAGPPRKKPAKAPTLPPSDVTEEKPEETIEPPVEPAAENKPEASVDAAVSQKTTDTVAELDNNTSLDEATAKLPEQSALIEEAVKIIEHQDPKILEDEPESEPISNIEEEVPESASSIYLQSPLAPSTLVEETNGVRSPPPSSLSSAQEVIPEADVLTSPIVIDSPPVPVLHSAPHALHVDELDKTPHEDVEGNEDPEEEEARKKRVADRIAKMGGINPFAPRPVAPVSPPAEEPRSPPLATATFVPSDSATPVVVPAASAEPEHKADPSLDHTQTPSPPKETDVGSKYEQDSSSDEDEGDSEVRDKQWSPSASATHEQVEKPNTVAEPHPGLDIASSLPAPPPIPTSTRPTVQVQQYVVQDKDDGEGEDEESDYGDVDSVDEKPVAVASPPSRPSNPPQPSDAVAAVPASSQHLSEAPPPPHPNRPAQPPRRIIPQAPEHLNDEEVEEDEETDEEADERLATSQLFVPPPSGRGPIAIQPRGGLVQGEEEDGDGSENDSPALPVPHRVSVEGVPAKPPVPAHDEDSETDSDHDGQALPIPPRRPVVPRIAPPPFSSSQEEGGQQQQPSQTISPPGQSTPSLSVSGSEEILDEEEGDPIDPAFHSPSRQTSFVNLRSISQAQEEIDAQSPISPSIGRSSLVHSPVVAPPAAPPSAAPHDDDNAEEDAEQLRRKTIAERMAKLGGIRFGAAPIPTPISRPPPRQSEEEDQKEGESSAAVNEEPAAPLSEEEEERARKERIAAKLATMGGMRIGMMMGAGGLPPPPPRSHMVREENVDRASAPAPAVPPAPPTRAVPPSRPPPPPAAQDTDSEYGSVAASEEGVKVEAGESEAEESGYEHVEEAPPPVPSRAARPSINRQSTGPSSPPSRPSVPTALPMRRSSTLQSSTSMRNVSGGDGASSPPHRTPQMPHTEYVMVEEPESQEAPPPPPARPAARPPPSRSAPQAPQPPPMHQRPDLGDSISSQWELPSIPNSSLDFSGASDLTMSWTDAGAEPTSPVVAAQPSSPPAPPPPTKPPAPLANDRQLSADELIALWGRVGVQVCEVATSLFEKSRKTLIGDGSYAGFVREVLAAVPNAAPAPTAAGEPYGYTIYVQNGPAVVKRVSDIMPGDLVEIQDAKLKGHKGLQTYHQSVGAAGETLVGVVGEFEAKKSKIRVFQANQHVGQQTVESVSYRLEDLKSGLVKVYRVLDA from the exons ATGTCTGACCAGCCCTCGCAACCACCAAAGCCAAAACCCGGCTCTTTGCGTGATAGGATCGCCGCCTTCGAGAAGACCGCGAATGcggcaccagcaccagcagcagcaccggCACCCCGACCAAAGCCAGCGGGATTTGCATCATGGAAACCTAAGGccccctcccccccttcTTCGCCATCTGCATCGGCGACATCGAGCACGGAACACACATCTGTAGGCGCTTCGAAAGTGGGAACCATGTCTGCGTCTGATGCTAAGGAGAGCATCACTAAGGGAGGCAGTCTGAAGGATCGCATGGCTGCGTTACAAGGAAAAGGAGCATTTGGAGCACCCGTGCCACCGACAGCGCCCAAACCTGCTGTTGAGAGACCAAAATGGAAACCCCCACCGGTAGTGCAGGCCCCtgctgatgacgacgatCAGACGGGTGAACACGCCACTGCTGCTATCGCTGCAGCAGTCGAAAGAACGCTATCGCCACCTGTCTCGTTGAAATCTAGTGAGAGCGCTGAAATTGTATCGACACCTGAAGTTGGAGATGATTCTGCTGCGCCTAGTGTTCCAGTTGAGGAGGGTGGACAGGAGGGTGAACAGACAGTTGTGGatcctgaagaagaggagagacAGCGCCGTGCTGCCATCGCGGCCCGCATGGCTCGATTAGGAGGAGCTAGAGTCGGTATGGCTCCTCCTACTATTGGGAAAAAGCCCCCAGTACGAAGGCCAACCCAGGAGGAAGCGCCCGTTCCACCAAAGGAGGAATCAAAGCCTTCTGAAGAGCCAGTGCAAGCCGATATCGTTGGAAATGTAGTTCCCAAGCCTGTGGAAGGTCCTTCTCGTGCCAGCG ACGTCGTAGGTTCACCGCCCTCTGATGCCCCCGTTCAACAAGAGCAAACCATATCTCCAGGTA ACGTCCCTCCAACGAGAAAGAATTCAGAGGCAGCATCAATTAAGTCGTCTGACACCACAGATTCTCAGTCCTCCCGCAACCCGACATCAATGCCTGTCCCAAGCGTCCCACGACGAGCTGGGCCTCCTCGAAAGAAACCTGCCAAGGCACCGACTCTTCCTCCATCCGACGTTACTGAAGAAAAACCCGAAGAAACTATTGAACCACCTGTCGAGCCTGCTGCAGAGAACAAACCTGAAGCTTCTGTCGACGCTGCTGTTTCACAGAAGACCACGGACACCGTTGCTGAACTGGACAATAATACATCCTTGgatgaagctacagctaaATTACCTGAGCAATCTGCTCTTATCGAAGAGGCTGTTAAGATAATTGAACACCAAGATCCTAAGATACTCGAAGATGAGCCAGAATCCGAACCTATCTCTaatattgaagaagaggTGCCAGAGTCTGCGTCGTCGATTTATCTCCAATCTCCTTTAGCTCCTTCCACATTGGTCGAAGAAACCAATGGCGTCCGctctccccctccttccTCTTTGTCGTCTGCGCAGGAGGTTATTCCTGAAGCAGACGTATTAACTTCACCAATCGTTATAGACTCTCCCCCCGTCCCTGTATTGCACTCCGCGCCGCATGCGCTCCACGTAGACGAACTGGATAAGACGCCTCACGAAGATGTCGAGGGGAATGAGGATcctgaggaagaagaagcacGAAAGAAACGTGTTGCAGATCGCATTGCGAAGATGGGGGGCATCAACCCTTTCGCTCCTCGCCCCGTTGCTCCAGTCAGTCCACCCGCCGAGGAACCCCGCTCGCCGCCTCTCGCTACGGCTACTTTCGTCCCCTCTGACTCAGCTACCCCTGTTGTCGTTCCTGCCGCTTCTGCTGAACCAGAACATAAAGCAGATCCTTCTTTAGATCATACACAAACACCCTCTCCGCCGAAGGAAACTGACGTGGGATCCAAATATGAGCAGGATTCTTCTTCCGATG AAGACGAAGGTGATAGTGAAGTTCGCGATAAACAATGGTCTCCATCAGCGTCAGCTACCCATGAGCAAGTTGAGAAACCGAACACTGTGGCCGAGCCTCATCCAGGATTAGACATCGCATCCTCACTGCCAGCGCCACCCCCTATTCCGACCAGCACACGTCCTACAGTCCAGGTTCAGCAGTATGTAGTTCAAGACAAAGACGATGGCGAaggtgaagatgaggaaTCTGATTACGGAGATGTTGACTCCGTGGATGAAAAGCCGGTTGCTGTTGCATCTCCTCCGAGTCGACCCAGTAACCCTCCACAACCATCAGATGCAGTAGCAGCGGTTCCGGCTTCATCCCAACATTTGAGCGAGgcgccgcccccgccccaCCCCAACAGGCCTGCCCAACCACCTCGTCGTATCATACCCCAGGCGCCTGAACACTTGAacgatgaagaggtggaagaagatgaagagacAGATGAGGAAGCCGATGAGCGCCTAGCCACCTCGCAACTGTtcgttcctcctccttccgGTCGCGGGCCAATCGCGATCCAACCACGCGGCGGACTGGTTCAAggcgaagaggaggatggagacgGGTCGGAGAACGATAGTCCTGCGTTGCCTGTACCACATCGCGTTTCGGTGGAGGGTGTACCTGCAAAACCGCCTGTGCCAGCTCACGACGAGGATTCGGAGACGGATTCTGATCATGATGGACAGGCGCTACCTATCCCACCTAGGCGTCCAGTAGTGCCTCGTATCGCCCCCCCACCGTTTAGTTCTTCGCAGGAGGAAGgtgggcagcagcagcagccttcTCAAACCATATCTCCTCCTGGGCAAAGTACGCCTTCTCTGTCGGTCTCGGGTTCGGAAGAGATActtgacgaagaggaaggcg ACCCCATAGACCCGGCATTCCATAGCCCAAGCAGGCAAACCTCATTTGTAAACCTCCGTAGTATTTCTCAAGCGCAAGAGGAAATCGACGCCCAATCTCCTATTTCACCGTCAATTGGCCGATCATCCCTGGTACATTCGCCTGTTGTTGCACCTCCAGCTGCACCTCCATCTGCTGCTCctcatgatgatgataatgcCGAAGAGGATGCAGAACAATTACGCCGCAAGACAATCGCTGAGCGCATGGCCAAATTGGGTGGTATTCGATTCGGCGCTGCACCTATCCCTACCCCCATCAGTCGACCACCACCTCGACAGTctgaggaagaagatcaaAAAGAGGGTGAAAGTTCAGCTGCAGTAAACGAAGAACCTGCAGCGCCActttctgaagaagaagaggagcgAGCGCGGAAGGAACGGATCGCAGCCAAATTGGCTACGATGGGTGGAATGAGGAttgggatgatgatgggTGCTGGTGGATTGCCTCCTCCGCCCCCGAGATCGCATATGGTGAGAGAGGAGAATGTTGACAGAGCTTCCGCGCCAGCACCTGCTGTCCCACCCGCTCCACCCACTCGCGCTGTACCTCCCTCACGGCCCCCTCCGCCTCCAGCTGCCCAAGATACAGACTCTGAGTATGGAAGCGTAGCTGCTTCTGAAGAAGGTGTCAAGGTTGAGGCTGGTGAAAGTGAGGCCGAGGAATCTGGATACGAACATGTCGAAGAGGCTCCTCCTCCAGTACCGTCACGAGCTGCTCGCCCGTCTATCAACAGACAATCTACAGgaccttcttctccaccttCCAGGCCATCCGTACCGACCGCCTTGCCGATGAGGCGATCTAGCACATTGCAGAGCTCCACCTCTATGAGAAATGTATCAGGTGGAGATGGGGCGTCGAGTCCTCCCCATAGGACGCCGCAAATGCCTCACACTGAATATGTTATGGTTGAAGAACCGGAAAGTCAAGAGGCTCCTCCACCGCCTCCAGCCAGGCCTGCCGCTCGCCCTCCTCCATCACGGTCTGCTCCTCAGgcaccacaaccaccacctaTGCACCAGCGTCCCGACCTGGGAGATAGCATATCCTCGCAATGGGAGCTCCCGTCAATCCCTAATTCCAGTCTCGATTTCAGTGGTGCCTCGGATTTGACAATGTCGTGGACAGATGCTGGCGCCGAACCAACCTCTCCTGTAGTGGCGGCACAACCATCTTCTCCACCCGCCCCTCCACCGCCAACCAAACCACCTGCTCCTCTAGCTAACGATCGACAATTGTCCGCCGACGAGCTGATCGCGTTGTGGGGTCGCGTTGGCGTGCAGGTTTGCGAGGTCGCTACGTCGCTCTTCGAGAAATCGCGCAAGACGCTCATCGGGGACGGGTCCTACGCCGGATTCGTGCGCGAGGTGCTTGCAGCGGTGCCCAACGCCGCACCCGCGCCCACAGCTGCTGGAGAGCCGTACGGTTATACAATATACGTGCAGAACGGGCCGGCGGTGGTGAAACGCGTCAGCGATATTATGCCGGGCGATTTGGTGGAGATTCAGGATGCAAAGCTCAAGGGGCACAAGGGGCTGCAGACGTATCATCAGTCCGTGGGTGCGGCGGGTGAGACGTTGGTGGGCGTTGTGGGCGAATTCGAAGCGAAAAAGTCGAAAATCAGGGTGTTCCAGGCAAATCAGCACGTTGGACAGCAG ACAGTCGAGTCTGTCAGTTACCGTTTGGAAGACCTCAAGAGCGGACTTGTCAAG GTTTATCGTGTTCTCGATGCATAG